In a single window of the Zonotrichia leucophrys gambelii isolate GWCS_2022_RI chromosome 2, RI_Zleu_2.0, whole genome shotgun sequence genome:
- the BRD9 gene encoding bromodomain-containing protein 9 isoform X7: MMRKEEREKKRKRGKGRRNSVTLKEKLMTLILGKRWRLNLLQIVLSELAELSQLKMRARQSSNYWNTSFASFKVTDAIAPGYSMIIKHPMDFGTMKEKIAANEYKSVTEFKADFKLMCDNAMTYNRPDTVYYKLAKKILHTGFKMMSKERLLALKRSMSFMQDMDFSQQAALLGDEDIAVEEPVPEVVPVQAETTKKSKKQNKEVIREKFLAKQMEEDNPGERNGFGVRRCSTQYLSCIFEPEGNACSLTDSTAEEHVLALVEHAADEARDRINRYLPNSKIGYLKKNGDGTLLFSVVNSSDPEAEEEETHPVDLSSLSSKLLPGFTTLGFKDERRNKVTFLTSANTAPSLQNNSIFHDLKPDEIELLYSAYGDETGIQCALSLQEFVKDAGSYSKKIVDDLLDQITSGDHSKTIYQLKQRRNIPVKPLDEVKVLPVLIKEEHKLRNTCLDSSKPIMVGESAGDSNTSDLDFLSMKPYSDVSLDISMLSSLGRVKKEFDHDDNHLHLDETTKLLQDLHEAQADRVGSRPSSNLSSLSNTSERDQHHLGSPSHLSVGEQQDMVHDPYEFLQSPETSNATSN; this comes from the exons ATGatgaggaaagaagaaagagaaaa gaagagaaaaagaggaaaagggagaaggaacAGTGTGACACTGAAGGAGAAACTGATGACTTTGATCCTGGGAAAAAGGTGGAGGTTGAACCTCCTCCAGATCGTCCTGTCAGAGCTTGCAGAACTCAGCCAG ctgaaaatgAGAGCACGCCAATCCAGCAATTACTGGAACACTTCCTTCGCCAGCTTCAAAG tcaCGGATGCCATTGCTCCTGGATATTCCATGATAATAAAACACCCTATGGATTTTGGtacaatgaaggaaaaaattgcAGCAAATGAATACAAATCAGTCACTGAATTCAAG GCTGATTTTAAACTGATGTGTGATAATGCAATGACTTACAACAGACCAGATACTGTTTACTACAAGCTAGCCAAGAAGATACTGCACACAGGCTTTAAGATGATGAGCAAA GAACGGCTGTTAGCTTTGAAGCGCAGCATGTCGTTTATGCAGGACATGGATTTTTCTCAGCAGGCAGCTCTTTTGGGCGATGAAGACATAGCAGTTGAAGAACCTGTTCCTGAAGTTGTTCCTGTACAAGCAGAGACTACCAAGAAatccaaaaagcaaaataaagaagTTATTAG AGAGAAATTCTTAGCTAAGCAAATGGAAGAAGATAACCCAGGAGAGAGAAATGGATTTGGTGTGAGGAGATGCTCTACCCAGTACCTAAG CTGCATTTTTGAACCTGAGGGGAATGCATGCAGCCTGACAGACAGCACTGCTGAAGAACATGTCCTGGCACTAGTGGAACATGCAGCAGATGAAGCTCGGGATAGGATCAATCGATATCTACCCAACAGCAAG ATTggttatctgaaaaaaaatggagatggAACTTTATTGTTTAGTGTAGTAAATTCATCTGATCCAGAAGCAGAAG AGGAAGAAACTCACCCAGTGGATCTGAGTTCACTGTCAAGCAAATTATTACCTGGCTTCACTACACTGGGCTTCAAAGATGAACGAAGAAATAAAG TAACCTTTCTTACCAGTGCCAATACAGCACCTTCTTTGCAAAACAACTCTATATTTCATGATTTGAAACCAGATGAGATAGAGCTTCTATACTCAGCATATGGTGATGAAACGGGGATCCAGTGTGCCTTAAG CTTACAAGAATTTGTGAAGGATGCTGGAAGTTACAGCAAGAAAATAGTTGATGATCTTCTGGACCAGATCACTAGTGGTGACCATTCCAAAACTATTTATCAGCTAAAGCAG AGGCGAAACATTCCAGTAAAACCACTGGATGAAGTTAAA GTTCTGCCAGTTCTTATAAAAGAAGAACACAAGTTGCGCAATACCTGTCTGGATTCTTCCAAACCGATTATG GTTGGAGAATCTGCTGGAGACAGTAACACTTCTGACTTGGACTTTCTCTCCATGAAGCCGTATTCAGATGTATCTCTTGATATTTCTATGTTAAGTTCGTTAG GAAGAGTGAAGAAGGAGTTTGATCATGATGATAACCATCTACATCTAGATGAAACAACAAAACTCCTTCAGGACCTTCATGAAGCTCAGGCTGACAGAGTGGGATCCCGGCCATCATCCAATTTGAGCTCCCTTTCCAATACCTCTGAAAGAGACCAACATCATCTTG GAAGCCCCTCTCATCTGAGTGTTGGAGAACAGCAAGACATGGTTCATGATCCATATGAATTTCTTCAGTCTCCAGAAACCTCAAACGCTACTAGTAACTAA
- the BRD9 gene encoding bromodomain-containing protein 9 isoform X1, translating into MGKKHKKHKAEKAEWRSTSATAYSDYVDKPLEKPLKLVLKVGGSEVTELSGSGHDSSYYDDRSDHERERHKEKKKKKKKKSEKEKEKHLDDEERRKRKEEKKRKREKEQCDTEGETDDFDPGKKVEVEPPPDRPVRACRTQPAENESTPIQQLLEHFLRQLQRKDPHGFFAFPVTDAIAPGYSMIIKHPMDFGTMKEKIAANEYKSVTEFKADFKLMCDNAMTYNRPDTVYYKLAKKILHTGFKMMSKERLLALKRSMSFMQDMDFSQQAALLGDEDIAVEEPVPEVVPVQAETTKKSKKQNKEVIREKFLAKQMEEDNPGERNGFGVRRCSTQYLSCIFEPEGNACSLTDSTAEEHVLALVEHAADEARDRINRYLPNSKIGYLKKNGDGTLLFSVVNSSDPEAEEEETHPVDLSSLSSKLLPGFTTLGFKDERRNKVTFLTSANTAPSLQNNSIFHDLKPDEIELLYSAYGDETGIQCALSLQEFVKDAGSYSKKIVDDLLDQITSGDHSKTIYQLKQRRNIPVKPLDEVKVLPVLIKEEHKLRNTCLDSSKPIMVGESAGDSNTSDLDFLSMKPYSDVSLDISMLSSLGRVKKEFDHDDNHLHLDETTKLLQDLHEAQADRVGSRPSSNLSSLSNTSERDQHHLGSPSHLSVGEQQDMVHDPYEFLQSPETSNATSN; encoded by the exons ATGGGGAAGAAACACAAGAAGCACAAAGCCGAGAAGGCAGAATGGCGCTCGACCTCCGCCACCGCCTACAGCG attaTGTGGACAAGCCTTTGGAAAAACCCTTAAAGCTGGTTCTTAAAGTTGGTGGCAGTGAAGTCACTGAACTCTCTGGGTCAGGGCATGACTCTAGTTACTACGATGATAGATCAGATCATGAGCGTGAACGacataaagaaaagaagaaaaagaagaagaaaaagtcagagaaggaaaaagaaaagcatctaGATGatgaggaaagaagaaagagaaaa gaagagaaaaagaggaaaagggagaaggaacAGTGTGACACTGAAGGAGAAACTGATGACTTTGATCCTGGGAAAAAGGTGGAGGTTGAACCTCCTCCAGATCGTCCTGTCAGAGCTTGCAGAACTCAGCCAG ctgaaaatgAGAGCACGCCAATCCAGCAATTACTGGAACACTTCCTTCGCCAGCTTCAAAG gaaagaTCCTcatgggttttttgcttttccagtcaCGGATGCCATTGCTCCTGGATATTCCATGATAATAAAACACCCTATGGATTTTGGtacaatgaaggaaaaaattgcAGCAAATGAATACAAATCAGTCACTGAATTCAAG GCTGATTTTAAACTGATGTGTGATAATGCAATGACTTACAACAGACCAGATACTGTTTACTACAAGCTAGCCAAGAAGATACTGCACACAGGCTTTAAGATGATGAGCAAA GAACGGCTGTTAGCTTTGAAGCGCAGCATGTCGTTTATGCAGGACATGGATTTTTCTCAGCAGGCAGCTCTTTTGGGCGATGAAGACATAGCAGTTGAAGAACCTGTTCCTGAAGTTGTTCCTGTACAAGCAGAGACTACCAAGAAatccaaaaagcaaaataaagaagTTATTAG AGAGAAATTCTTAGCTAAGCAAATGGAAGAAGATAACCCAGGAGAGAGAAATGGATTTGGTGTGAGGAGATGCTCTACCCAGTACCTAAG CTGCATTTTTGAACCTGAGGGGAATGCATGCAGCCTGACAGACAGCACTGCTGAAGAACATGTCCTGGCACTAGTGGAACATGCAGCAGATGAAGCTCGGGATAGGATCAATCGATATCTACCCAACAGCAAG ATTggttatctgaaaaaaaatggagatggAACTTTATTGTTTAGTGTAGTAAATTCATCTGATCCAGAAGCAGAAG AGGAAGAAACTCACCCAGTGGATCTGAGTTCACTGTCAAGCAAATTATTACCTGGCTTCACTACACTGGGCTTCAAAGATGAACGAAGAAATAAAG TAACCTTTCTTACCAGTGCCAATACAGCACCTTCTTTGCAAAACAACTCTATATTTCATGATTTGAAACCAGATGAGATAGAGCTTCTATACTCAGCATATGGTGATGAAACGGGGATCCAGTGTGCCTTAAG CTTACAAGAATTTGTGAAGGATGCTGGAAGTTACAGCAAGAAAATAGTTGATGATCTTCTGGACCAGATCACTAGTGGTGACCATTCCAAAACTATTTATCAGCTAAAGCAG AGGCGAAACATTCCAGTAAAACCACTGGATGAAGTTAAA GTTCTGCCAGTTCTTATAAAAGAAGAACACAAGTTGCGCAATACCTGTCTGGATTCTTCCAAACCGATTATG GTTGGAGAATCTGCTGGAGACAGTAACACTTCTGACTTGGACTTTCTCTCCATGAAGCCGTATTCAGATGTATCTCTTGATATTTCTATGTTAAGTTCGTTAG GAAGAGTGAAGAAGGAGTTTGATCATGATGATAACCATCTACATCTAGATGAAACAACAAAACTCCTTCAGGACCTTCATGAAGCTCAGGCTGACAGAGTGGGATCCCGGCCATCATCCAATTTGAGCTCCCTTTCCAATACCTCTGAAAGAGACCAACATCATCTTG GAAGCCCCTCTCATCTGAGTGTTGGAGAACAGCAAGACATGGTTCATGATCCATATGAATTTCTTCAGTCTCCAGAAACCTCAAACGCTACTAGTAACTAA
- the BRD9 gene encoding bromodomain-containing protein 9 isoform X6 has product MGKKHKKHKAEKAEWRSTSATAYSDYVDKPLEKPLKLVLKVGGSEVTELSGSGHDSSYYDDRSDHERERHKEKKKKKKKKSEKEKEKHLDDEERRKRKEEKKRKREKEQCDTEGETDDFDPGKKVEVEPPPDRPVRACRTQPAENESTPIQQLLEHFLRQLQRKDPHGFFAFPVTDAIAPGYSMIIKHPMDFGTMKEKIAANEYKSVTEFKADFKLMCDNAMTYNRPDTVYYKLAKKILHTGFKMMSKAALLGDEDIAVEEPVPEVVPVQAETTKKSKKQNKEVISCIFEPEGNACSLTDSTAEEHVLALVEHAADEARDRINRYLPNSKIGYLKKNGDGTLLFSVVNSSDPEAEEEETHPVDLSSLSSKLLPGFTTLGFKDERRNKVTFLTSANTAPSLQNNSIFHDLKPDEIELLYSAYGDETGIQCALSLQEFVKDAGSYSKKIVDDLLDQITSGDHSKTIYQLKQRRNIPVKPLDEVKVLPVLIKEEHKLRNTCLDSSKPIMVGESAGDSNTSDLDFLSMKPYSDVSLDISMLSSLGRVKKEFDHDDNHLHLDETTKLLQDLHEAQADRVGSRPSSNLSSLSNTSERDQHHLGSPSHLSVGEQQDMVHDPYEFLQSPETSNATSN; this is encoded by the exons ATGGGGAAGAAACACAAGAAGCACAAAGCCGAGAAGGCAGAATGGCGCTCGACCTCCGCCACCGCCTACAGCG attaTGTGGACAAGCCTTTGGAAAAACCCTTAAAGCTGGTTCTTAAAGTTGGTGGCAGTGAAGTCACTGAACTCTCTGGGTCAGGGCATGACTCTAGTTACTACGATGATAGATCAGATCATGAGCGTGAACGacataaagaaaagaagaaaaagaagaagaaaaagtcagagaaggaaaaagaaaagcatctaGATGatgaggaaagaagaaagagaaaa gaagagaaaaagaggaaaagggagaaggaacAGTGTGACACTGAAGGAGAAACTGATGACTTTGATCCTGGGAAAAAGGTGGAGGTTGAACCTCCTCCAGATCGTCCTGTCAGAGCTTGCAGAACTCAGCCAG ctgaaaatgAGAGCACGCCAATCCAGCAATTACTGGAACACTTCCTTCGCCAGCTTCAAAG gaaagaTCCTcatgggttttttgcttttccagtcaCGGATGCCATTGCTCCTGGATATTCCATGATAATAAAACACCCTATGGATTTTGGtacaatgaaggaaaaaattgcAGCAAATGAATACAAATCAGTCACTGAATTCAAG GCTGATTTTAAACTGATGTGTGATAATGCAATGACTTACAACAGACCAGATACTGTTTACTACAAGCTAGCCAAGAAGATACTGCACACAGGCTTTAAGATGATGAGCAAA GCAGCTCTTTTGGGCGATGAAGACATAGCAGTTGAAGAACCTGTTCCTGAAGTTGTTCCTGTACAAGCAGAGACTACCAAGAAatccaaaaagcaaaataaagaagTTATTAG CTGCATTTTTGAACCTGAGGGGAATGCATGCAGCCTGACAGACAGCACTGCTGAAGAACATGTCCTGGCACTAGTGGAACATGCAGCAGATGAAGCTCGGGATAGGATCAATCGATATCTACCCAACAGCAAG ATTggttatctgaaaaaaaatggagatggAACTTTATTGTTTAGTGTAGTAAATTCATCTGATCCAGAAGCAGAAG AGGAAGAAACTCACCCAGTGGATCTGAGTTCACTGTCAAGCAAATTATTACCTGGCTTCACTACACTGGGCTTCAAAGATGAACGAAGAAATAAAG TAACCTTTCTTACCAGTGCCAATACAGCACCTTCTTTGCAAAACAACTCTATATTTCATGATTTGAAACCAGATGAGATAGAGCTTCTATACTCAGCATATGGTGATGAAACGGGGATCCAGTGTGCCTTAAG CTTACAAGAATTTGTGAAGGATGCTGGAAGTTACAGCAAGAAAATAGTTGATGATCTTCTGGACCAGATCACTAGTGGTGACCATTCCAAAACTATTTATCAGCTAAAGCAG AGGCGAAACATTCCAGTAAAACCACTGGATGAAGTTAAA GTTCTGCCAGTTCTTATAAAAGAAGAACACAAGTTGCGCAATACCTGTCTGGATTCTTCCAAACCGATTATG GTTGGAGAATCTGCTGGAGACAGTAACACTTCTGACTTGGACTTTCTCTCCATGAAGCCGTATTCAGATGTATCTCTTGATATTTCTATGTTAAGTTCGTTAG GAAGAGTGAAGAAGGAGTTTGATCATGATGATAACCATCTACATCTAGATGAAACAACAAAACTCCTTCAGGACCTTCATGAAGCTCAGGCTGACAGAGTGGGATCCCGGCCATCATCCAATTTGAGCTCCCTTTCCAATACCTCTGAAAGAGACCAACATCATCTTG GAAGCCCCTCTCATCTGAGTGTTGGAGAACAGCAAGACATGGTTCATGATCCATATGAATTTCTTCAGTCTCCAGAAACCTCAAACGCTACTAGTAACTAA
- the BRD9 gene encoding bromodomain-containing protein 9 isoform X3, with protein MGKKHKKHKAEKAEWRSTSATAYSDYVDKPLEKPLKLVLKVGGSEVTELSGSGHDSSYYDDRSDHERERHKEKKKKKKKKSEKEKEKHLDDEERRKRKEEKKRKREKEQCDTEGETDDFDPGKKVEVEPPPDRPVRACRTQPAENESTPIQQLLEHFLRQLQRKDPHGFFAFPVTDAIAPGYSMIIKHPMDFGTMKEKIAANEYKSVTEFKADFKLMCDNAMTYNRPDTVYYKLAKKILHTGFKMMSKAALLGDEDIAVEEPVPEVVPVQAETTKKSKKQNKEVIREKFLAKQMEEDNPGERNGFGVRRCSTQYLSCIFEPEGNACSLTDSTAEEHVLALVEHAADEARDRINRYLPNSKIGYLKKNGDGTLLFSVVNSSDPEAEEEETHPVDLSSLSSKLLPGFTTLGFKDERRNKVTFLTSANTAPSLQNNSIFHDLKPDEIELLYSAYGDETGIQCALSLQEFVKDAGSYSKKIVDDLLDQITSGDHSKTIYQLKQRRNIPVKPLDEVKVLPVLIKEEHKLRNTCLDSSKPIMVGESAGDSNTSDLDFLSMKPYSDVSLDISMLSSLGRVKKEFDHDDNHLHLDETTKLLQDLHEAQADRVGSRPSSNLSSLSNTSERDQHHLGSPSHLSVGEQQDMVHDPYEFLQSPETSNATSN; from the exons ATGGGGAAGAAACACAAGAAGCACAAAGCCGAGAAGGCAGAATGGCGCTCGACCTCCGCCACCGCCTACAGCG attaTGTGGACAAGCCTTTGGAAAAACCCTTAAAGCTGGTTCTTAAAGTTGGTGGCAGTGAAGTCACTGAACTCTCTGGGTCAGGGCATGACTCTAGTTACTACGATGATAGATCAGATCATGAGCGTGAACGacataaagaaaagaagaaaaagaagaagaaaaagtcagagaaggaaaaagaaaagcatctaGATGatgaggaaagaagaaagagaaaa gaagagaaaaagaggaaaagggagaaggaacAGTGTGACACTGAAGGAGAAACTGATGACTTTGATCCTGGGAAAAAGGTGGAGGTTGAACCTCCTCCAGATCGTCCTGTCAGAGCTTGCAGAACTCAGCCAG ctgaaaatgAGAGCACGCCAATCCAGCAATTACTGGAACACTTCCTTCGCCAGCTTCAAAG gaaagaTCCTcatgggttttttgcttttccagtcaCGGATGCCATTGCTCCTGGATATTCCATGATAATAAAACACCCTATGGATTTTGGtacaatgaaggaaaaaattgcAGCAAATGAATACAAATCAGTCACTGAATTCAAG GCTGATTTTAAACTGATGTGTGATAATGCAATGACTTACAACAGACCAGATACTGTTTACTACAAGCTAGCCAAGAAGATACTGCACACAGGCTTTAAGATGATGAGCAAA GCAGCTCTTTTGGGCGATGAAGACATAGCAGTTGAAGAACCTGTTCCTGAAGTTGTTCCTGTACAAGCAGAGACTACCAAGAAatccaaaaagcaaaataaagaagTTATTAG AGAGAAATTCTTAGCTAAGCAAATGGAAGAAGATAACCCAGGAGAGAGAAATGGATTTGGTGTGAGGAGATGCTCTACCCAGTACCTAAG CTGCATTTTTGAACCTGAGGGGAATGCATGCAGCCTGACAGACAGCACTGCTGAAGAACATGTCCTGGCACTAGTGGAACATGCAGCAGATGAAGCTCGGGATAGGATCAATCGATATCTACCCAACAGCAAG ATTggttatctgaaaaaaaatggagatggAACTTTATTGTTTAGTGTAGTAAATTCATCTGATCCAGAAGCAGAAG AGGAAGAAACTCACCCAGTGGATCTGAGTTCACTGTCAAGCAAATTATTACCTGGCTTCACTACACTGGGCTTCAAAGATGAACGAAGAAATAAAG TAACCTTTCTTACCAGTGCCAATACAGCACCTTCTTTGCAAAACAACTCTATATTTCATGATTTGAAACCAGATGAGATAGAGCTTCTATACTCAGCATATGGTGATGAAACGGGGATCCAGTGTGCCTTAAG CTTACAAGAATTTGTGAAGGATGCTGGAAGTTACAGCAAGAAAATAGTTGATGATCTTCTGGACCAGATCACTAGTGGTGACCATTCCAAAACTATTTATCAGCTAAAGCAG AGGCGAAACATTCCAGTAAAACCACTGGATGAAGTTAAA GTTCTGCCAGTTCTTATAAAAGAAGAACACAAGTTGCGCAATACCTGTCTGGATTCTTCCAAACCGATTATG GTTGGAGAATCTGCTGGAGACAGTAACACTTCTGACTTGGACTTTCTCTCCATGAAGCCGTATTCAGATGTATCTCTTGATATTTCTATGTTAAGTTCGTTAG GAAGAGTGAAGAAGGAGTTTGATCATGATGATAACCATCTACATCTAGATGAAACAACAAAACTCCTTCAGGACCTTCATGAAGCTCAGGCTGACAGAGTGGGATCCCGGCCATCATCCAATTTGAGCTCCCTTTCCAATACCTCTGAAAGAGACCAACATCATCTTG GAAGCCCCTCTCATCTGAGTGTTGGAGAACAGCAAGACATGGTTCATGATCCATATGAATTTCTTCAGTCTCCAGAAACCTCAAACGCTACTAGTAACTAA
- the BRD9 gene encoding bromodomain-containing protein 9 isoform X2, translating to MGKKHKKHKAEKAEWRSTSATAYSDYVDKPLEKPLKLVLKVGGSEVTELSGSGHDSSYYDDRSDHERERHKEKKKKKKKKSEKEKEKHLDDEERRKRKEEKKRKREKEQCDTEGETDDFDPGKKVEVEPPPDRPVRACRTQPAENESTPIQQLLEHFLRQLQRKDPHGFFAFPVTDAIAPGYSMIIKHPMDFGTMKEKIAANEYKSVTEFKADFKLMCDNAMTYNRPDTVYYKLAKKILHTGFKMMSKQAALLGDEDIAVEEPVPEVVPVQAETTKKSKKQNKEVIREKFLAKQMEEDNPGERNGFGVRRCSTQYLSCIFEPEGNACSLTDSTAEEHVLALVEHAADEARDRINRYLPNSKIGYLKKNGDGTLLFSVVNSSDPEAEEEETHPVDLSSLSSKLLPGFTTLGFKDERRNKVTFLTSANTAPSLQNNSIFHDLKPDEIELLYSAYGDETGIQCALSLQEFVKDAGSYSKKIVDDLLDQITSGDHSKTIYQLKQRRNIPVKPLDEVKVLPVLIKEEHKLRNTCLDSSKPIMVGESAGDSNTSDLDFLSMKPYSDVSLDISMLSSLGRVKKEFDHDDNHLHLDETTKLLQDLHEAQADRVGSRPSSNLSSLSNTSERDQHHLGSPSHLSVGEQQDMVHDPYEFLQSPETSNATSN from the exons ATGGGGAAGAAACACAAGAAGCACAAAGCCGAGAAGGCAGAATGGCGCTCGACCTCCGCCACCGCCTACAGCG attaTGTGGACAAGCCTTTGGAAAAACCCTTAAAGCTGGTTCTTAAAGTTGGTGGCAGTGAAGTCACTGAACTCTCTGGGTCAGGGCATGACTCTAGTTACTACGATGATAGATCAGATCATGAGCGTGAACGacataaagaaaagaagaaaaagaagaagaaaaagtcagagaaggaaaaagaaaagcatctaGATGatgaggaaagaagaaagagaaaa gaagagaaaaagaggaaaagggagaaggaacAGTGTGACACTGAAGGAGAAACTGATGACTTTGATCCTGGGAAAAAGGTGGAGGTTGAACCTCCTCCAGATCGTCCTGTCAGAGCTTGCAGAACTCAGCCAG ctgaaaatgAGAGCACGCCAATCCAGCAATTACTGGAACACTTCCTTCGCCAGCTTCAAAG gaaagaTCCTcatgggttttttgcttttccagtcaCGGATGCCATTGCTCCTGGATATTCCATGATAATAAAACACCCTATGGATTTTGGtacaatgaaggaaaaaattgcAGCAAATGAATACAAATCAGTCACTGAATTCAAG GCTGATTTTAAACTGATGTGTGATAATGCAATGACTTACAACAGACCAGATACTGTTTACTACAAGCTAGCCAAGAAGATACTGCACACAGGCTTTAAGATGATGAGCAAA CAGGCAGCTCTTTTGGGCGATGAAGACATAGCAGTTGAAGAACCTGTTCCTGAAGTTGTTCCTGTACAAGCAGAGACTACCAAGAAatccaaaaagcaaaataaagaagTTATTAG AGAGAAATTCTTAGCTAAGCAAATGGAAGAAGATAACCCAGGAGAGAGAAATGGATTTGGTGTGAGGAGATGCTCTACCCAGTACCTAAG CTGCATTTTTGAACCTGAGGGGAATGCATGCAGCCTGACAGACAGCACTGCTGAAGAACATGTCCTGGCACTAGTGGAACATGCAGCAGATGAAGCTCGGGATAGGATCAATCGATATCTACCCAACAGCAAG ATTggttatctgaaaaaaaatggagatggAACTTTATTGTTTAGTGTAGTAAATTCATCTGATCCAGAAGCAGAAG AGGAAGAAACTCACCCAGTGGATCTGAGTTCACTGTCAAGCAAATTATTACCTGGCTTCACTACACTGGGCTTCAAAGATGAACGAAGAAATAAAG TAACCTTTCTTACCAGTGCCAATACAGCACCTTCTTTGCAAAACAACTCTATATTTCATGATTTGAAACCAGATGAGATAGAGCTTCTATACTCAGCATATGGTGATGAAACGGGGATCCAGTGTGCCTTAAG CTTACAAGAATTTGTGAAGGATGCTGGAAGTTACAGCAAGAAAATAGTTGATGATCTTCTGGACCAGATCACTAGTGGTGACCATTCCAAAACTATTTATCAGCTAAAGCAG AGGCGAAACATTCCAGTAAAACCACTGGATGAAGTTAAA GTTCTGCCAGTTCTTATAAAAGAAGAACACAAGTTGCGCAATACCTGTCTGGATTCTTCCAAACCGATTATG GTTGGAGAATCTGCTGGAGACAGTAACACTTCTGACTTGGACTTTCTCTCCATGAAGCCGTATTCAGATGTATCTCTTGATATTTCTATGTTAAGTTCGTTAG GAAGAGTGAAGAAGGAGTTTGATCATGATGATAACCATCTACATCTAGATGAAACAACAAAACTCCTTCAGGACCTTCATGAAGCTCAGGCTGACAGAGTGGGATCCCGGCCATCATCCAATTTGAGCTCCCTTTCCAATACCTCTGAAAGAGACCAACATCATCTTG GAAGCCCCTCTCATCTGAGTGTTGGAGAACAGCAAGACATGGTTCATGATCCATATGAATTTCTTCAGTCTCCAGAAACCTCAAACGCTACTAGTAACTAA